One part of the Chloroflexota bacterium genome encodes these proteins:
- a CDS encoding 2,3-bisphosphoglycerate-independent phosphoglycerate mutase, whose product MADLDFIRKLVIPADSKIVFLVMDGIGGLPMEEGGPTELEAARTPNLDALAAKSICGFTIPISPGITPGSGPGHLAIFGYDPCRYVIGRGVLEALGIDFDLQPQDVAGRGNFCSVDELGRVTDRRAGRISTEKCIELTALLRESVKLPGVELFIEPVKEHRFVLVLRGEGLAGDLTESDPQQLGVPPLPIQPLEDAPQPEASQRTANMVNQFIAQAQQVLKDQYPANMVLLRGLDKRPAIPSMKEVFGLRAAAIAVYPMYRGLAKLVGMTALPSGTSLADEFNALEKAWLDYDFFYLHFKYTDSRGEDGDFQAKVAVIEEFDSYIPRVLALKPDVVVVTGDHSTPSLLKAHSWHPVPTMLYSRYCRCDEAHAYNERACARGALGNIPAVELMPLALANALRLTKFGA is encoded by the coding sequence ATGGCTGACTTGGATTTCATTCGCAAACTAGTCATTCCAGCGGACAGTAAAATTGTGTTCCTGGTGATGGACGGAATCGGTGGGTTGCCTATGGAAGAGGGTGGCCCAACTGAGCTGGAAGCAGCACGAACCCCTAATCTAGATGCATTGGCAGCAAAATCCATCTGTGGCTTCACTATTCCTATCTCACCAGGTATTACACCCGGCAGTGGACCGGGGCACCTGGCCATATTTGGCTATGACCCCTGCCGCTATGTGATCGGACGTGGCGTATTGGAAGCGCTGGGAATAGACTTTGATCTGCAACCACAAGATGTTGCTGGTCGTGGCAACTTTTGCTCGGTAGATGAACTTGGCCGCGTCACAGACCGTCGGGCAGGTCGTATCTCCACAGAGAAGTGCATCGAACTGACGGCTCTTTTGCGCGAGAGCGTCAAACTGCCAGGAGTAGAGCTTTTCATTGAGCCGGTGAAAGAGCATCGCTTCGTGCTCGTCCTGCGCGGCGAGGGTTTGGCTGGCGATCTGACCGAATCAGATCCACAACAACTTGGTGTTCCGCCATTGCCCATTCAGCCTTTAGAGGATGCTCCGCAACCCGAGGCATCGCAGCGGACAGCAAACATGGTCAACCAATTCATTGCTCAGGCCCAACAAGTTTTGAAAGACCAATACCCGGCCAACATGGTTCTGCTGCGCGGTTTAGACAAGCGACCAGCCATTCCCAGCATGAAGGAAGTCTTTGGACTGCGTGCCGCTGCTATCGCCGTGTATCCCATGTACCGCGGATTGGCCAAGCTCGTGGGTATGACTGCACTGCCTAGTGGAACGAGCCTGGCTGATGAATTCAATGCATTGGAAAAAGCCTGGCTAGACTATGACTTCTTCTACTTGCACTTCAAATACACGGATAGCCGCGGCGAGGATGGTGATTTCCAGGCAAAGGTGGCTGTAATTGAAGAGTTTGACTCTTATATCCCCCGCGTTTTGGCTTTGAAACCGGATGTGGTAGTAGTTACTGGCGATCATTCAACACCATCGCTGTTGAAAGCGCATAGTTGGCATCCCGTGCCCACCATGCTATACTCGCGTTACTGCCGCTGCGACGAGGCACATGCGTACAATGAGCGTGCTTGCGCCCGGGGAGCGCTTGGAAATATACCCGCTGTTGAGTTGATGCCGCTTGCACTGGCCAATGCACTGCGCTTGACCAAATTTGGTGCCTGA
- a CDS encoding hydrogenase expression/formation protein, whose product MRSPLATSASRYLPVGKLSPELMAQLLQLQGWPDERVVLGPRIGEDAAVIDFGDRYLVAKTDPITFATEEIGWYLVQVNANDLATTGAMPRWLLVTLLLPENKTTPELAHSILAQIDAACQELRMALVGGHTEVTYGLDRPIAVGQMLGEVAKEKLITTAGARVGDDLVLVKGIAIEGTAIIAREMSEELLRRGYTSDFITRAKNYLYHPGISIVREAMLATNSAIVHAMHDPTEGGLATGLHELAMAAHVGVWVDEEAIPIWPECTALCSTFDLNPLGLIASGSLLIALPPQQTPALLAAYQKANVPCAVIGRVTPADEGLKLKSGASITDLPRFDQDEITRLF is encoded by the coding sequence ATGAGGAGTCCTTTGGCAACATCCGCATCTCGCTACCTGCCCGTAGGCAAATTAAGCCCAGAGCTGATGGCACAATTGCTTCAACTCCAAGGATGGCCTGATGAGCGTGTCGTACTTGGGCCCAGGATAGGCGAAGATGCAGCTGTCATTGATTTTGGTGATCGCTACTTGGTGGCCAAGACCGACCCCATCACCTTTGCCACCGAAGAAATTGGCTGGTACTTGGTGCAGGTCAATGCCAATGACCTAGCTACAACCGGTGCTATGCCCCGCTGGCTGCTGGTGACTCTGCTCCTGCCAGAGAACAAGACGACGCCTGAATTGGCTCATAGCATTTTGGCACAGATTGATGCTGCTTGCCAAGAGCTACGCATGGCCCTCGTAGGCGGTCACACGGAGGTCACCTATGGCCTCGACCGCCCTATTGCCGTTGGACAAATGCTTGGAGAGGTAGCCAAAGAGAAGCTGATCACCACCGCGGGAGCCCGCGTGGGCGACGACCTGGTGTTGGTGAAAGGAATTGCCATCGAGGGCACTGCCATCATCGCACGGGAAATGAGCGAGGAATTGCTACGACGTGGCTATACCTCGGATTTCATTACGCGAGCCAAAAACTACCTCTACCATCCCGGCATCAGCATTGTGCGTGAGGCCATGCTGGCAACCAATTCAGCCATTGTACATGCCATGCACGATCCTACTGAAGGCGGCCTAGCCACTGGTTTGCACGAATTAGCAATGGCCGCACATGTAGGAGTTTGGGTGGATGAAGAAGCGATTCCAATCTGGCCAGAGTGCACTGCTCTGTGTTCCACCTTCGATTTGAATCCCTTAGGGCTCATTGCCTCAGGATCGTTGCTGATTGCTCTCCCCCCACAGCAAACCCCCGCCCTGCTTGCTGCCTATCAGAAGGCTAATGTGCCTTGTGCTGTAATTGGACGCGTCACACCTGCTGACGAGGGATTGAAATTGAAAAGCGGGGCGTCAATCACCGATTTGCCCCGCTTTGACCAAGATGAAATCACCAGACTTTTTTAG